A portion of the Sphaerochaeta pleomorpha str. Grapes genome contains these proteins:
- a CDS encoding inositol monophosphatase family protein, whose protein sequence is MDLQLDREKLDILANEVRSAGQYAKQQQSLIHRDYKKDGTVITETDLAISKRILALVGNLFPEANIISEETLTPFDDNAPCTFVLDPIDGTDMYSQGFPSWAVALAILDKERKPVGAYISAPRWGIGKEELFVRLDPYGPLLVNDEIFTARAAKDFPYQITMGSSGQRLMDFSHFQGKVRIYGSSIIHMLCPVLYDHIEGCVNQSCYIWDIAASHAVMLHEGMDIEYINGAKFIYDDEFTIQRKPFPLSLYGGNKACIENLKKVLPPRG, encoded by the coding sequence ATGGATTTGCAACTTGACCGAGAAAAACTTGACATCCTGGCAAATGAGGTTCGATCAGCAGGACAATATGCAAAGCAGCAGCAATCGTTGATACACCGGGATTATAAAAAAGACGGTACGGTAATTACCGAAACCGATCTGGCAATATCAAAAAGGATCCTTGCACTCGTCGGGAATCTTTTCCCAGAGGCAAATATCATCAGTGAGGAAACACTTACCCCGTTCGACGACAATGCCCCTTGTACCTTCGTACTCGACCCGATCGACGGGACGGATATGTATTCGCAGGGATTCCCGTCCTGGGCCGTGGCCCTCGCAATCCTGGACAAGGAAAGGAAACCCGTAGGAGCCTATATCAGTGCCCCGCGGTGGGGTATCGGCAAGGAAGAGTTGTTTGTAAGGCTTGACCCGTACGGACCGCTTCTGGTAAACGACGAAATCTTCACCGCCAGAGCAGCAAAGGACTTCCCCTACCAGATTACCATGGGTTCGAGTGGCCAGCGTCTGATGGATTTCTCCCATTTCCAGGGGAAAGTAAGGATTTACGGGAGCAGTATCATCCATATGCTCTGCCCTGTGCTCTATGACCACATCGAAGGCTGCGTAAACCAAAGCTGCTATATCTGGGATATTGCGGCAAGCCACGCGGTGATGCTCCACGAAGGAATGGATATCGAGTATATCAATGGGGCAAAGTTCATCTACGACGATGAATTCACCATACAGAGAAAACCATTTCCGCTTTCCCTGTATGGGGGGAACAAAGCCTGCATCGAGAACCTTAAAAAGGTGCTGCCCCCTAGAGGCTAG
- a CDS encoding queuosine precursor transporter translates to MNELYWVLLLVLNFMAIMVAFRLWGKLGLYIWIPISVIVANIQVTKTISLFGLEATLGNIVYATSFLATDILSEFFGKKASKKAVGIGFFSLLAMTILMQVALLFEPSPADIAQGALSTVFGLMPRIAAGSLIAYVISNYHDIWAFSFWKEKKPGRNTLWLRNNLSTFVSQAIDTLLFTLIAFWGVFPKEVLIQIMISTYVLKWVVALFDTPFIYLARHWVEAGKISDTSL, encoded by the coding sequence ATGAATGAACTATATTGGGTTTTGTTGCTTGTTTTGAATTTTATGGCCATCATGGTCGCTTTTCGTCTGTGGGGTAAGCTTGGCCTCTATATCTGGATTCCTATCAGTGTAATAGTTGCCAATATACAGGTAACAAAGACCATTTCGCTGTTCGGTCTCGAGGCTACCCTTGGCAATATTGTCTACGCCACCAGTTTCTTGGCTACCGATATCCTCAGTGAATTCTTTGGTAAGAAAGCTTCCAAAAAAGCCGTGGGGATTGGGTTCTTCTCCCTTCTTGCAATGACCATTCTCATGCAGGTGGCGTTGTTGTTCGAACCGTCTCCCGCGGATATTGCCCAGGGGGCCCTCTCTACGGTTTTCGGTTTGATGCCCCGCATCGCAGCCGGTTCCCTGATTGCCTATGTGATAAGCAACTATCATGATATATGGGCTTTCTCCTTTTGGAAGGAGAAAAAACCTGGTCGCAACACCCTATGGCTCAGAAACAATCTCAGTACGTTCGTCAGCCAGGCTATCGATACGTTGCTTTTCACCCTTATTGCTTTCTGGGGGGTTTTCCCCAAAGAAGTGCTTATCCAGATTATGATAAGCACCTATGTGCTCAAGTGGGTGGTTGCACTTTTTGATACGCCGTTCATCTACCTTGCCCGCCATTGGGTTGAAGCAGGTAAGATTTCCGATACTAGCCTCTAG
- a CDS encoding nucleoside-triphosphatase encodes MASKVIVITGDINGGKTTTLLSYLAKYRSSCLASEICGYISLANNEKTCYRLRDLSSGDERIALSEKELPSARRWGRFFVDDEVFFWANQTIEKHLGTANLVVFDELGRFELAGSGFDRAFRLALDTPDLVVLVTVRTQFLPQILQRYGLTDAMIELVRCQEWKSLHEEGTINCLE; translated from the coding sequence GTGGCAAGTAAGGTAATTGTCATAACCGGTGACATAAACGGGGGCAAGACAACCACCTTGCTCTCCTATCTTGCAAAATACCGTTCCTCTTGTCTTGCCAGTGAAATCTGTGGATATATATCCCTTGCAAATAATGAAAAAACCTGCTATAGACTGAGAGACTTGTCGAGCGGGGATGAGCGAATAGCCCTGAGTGAAAAGGAATTGCCCTCTGCACGTCGCTGGGGTCGTTTTTTTGTTGACGATGAAGTGTTTTTCTGGGCGAACCAGACCATCGAAAAGCATCTGGGGACTGCGAATCTTGTTGTTTTCGATGAACTCGGGCGTTTTGAACTTGCAGGGTCTGGGTTCGATAGGGCATTTCGCTTAGCTCTGGATACCCCTGACCTTGTGGTACTTGTTACTGTGAGAACACAGTTTTTACCCCAGATCCTGCAACGATATGGACTCACCGATGCGATGATAGAGCTAGTACGGTGTCAAGAATGGAAATCCCTACATGAGGAAGGAACTATAAATTGTTTGGAATGA
- the nrdR gene encoding transcriptional regulator NrdR, whose protein sequence is MHCPHCGNMDDKVLESRQNASGSSIRRRRECLSCGYRFTSYERIEDKPLMVIKRDGRREPFDIKKLGRGIRSCTEKLKISESTIESLLQHIEDEIMLKAGSKREIASSDIGDAALQELSHVDMVAYVRFAAVYKAFDGLGQFIQEIEKLGKEQH, encoded by the coding sequence ATGCATTGTCCACACTGCGGAAATATGGATGACAAGGTACTGGAATCGAGGCAGAATGCCAGTGGCAGTTCGATTCGAAGAAGAAGGGAATGCCTCTCCTGCGGATATCGCTTCACCAGCTACGAACGAATCGAAGACAAACCCCTGATGGTAATAAAAAGGGACGGCAGGAGAGAACCCTTCGATATAAAGAAACTGGGAAGAGGCATCAGAAGCTGTACCGAAAAGCTGAAAATCAGTGAAAGCACGATAGAATCGCTGCTGCAACATATCGAGGATGAGATAATGCTCAAAGCCGGTTCGAAACGAGAAATCGCCTCCTCCGATATCGGGGATGCTGCACTTCAGGAGCTAAGTCATGTCGATATGGTTGCCTATGTTCGGTTTGCGGCAGTGTACAAGGCCTTCGATGGCCTAGGCCAGTTCATCCAGGAAATCGAGAAGCTTGGCAAGGAACAGCACTAA
- a CDS encoding deoxyguanosinetriphosphate triphosphohydrolase family protein: MEMQNELSDLELKSRLQERKSDVRGAYYRDTTAIIHSSPFRRLKHKTQVFFAPSNDHICTRMEHCLHVASIASTICRGLGLDTELAWAIGMGHDLGHTPFGHTGEKILSGFMVEDGFAPFEHEINSLRVVDFLCEHGKGLNLTYAVRDGIACHNGESLVKTLKPEFKVKDLAALKQRKGLVPSTFEGVVVRFSDSIAYLGRDFEDASRLNIVRSEQLPPIVNEKLGFSNAGIIDALVNDVIDHSSFEKGISFSDELFPSVQAMIRFNYEHIYKSPMLEGYERYFSRLLRLIIDYLKMLLEVNGFDEKGYASEKNMLAMGFYHHLVDMRQPYVDHDGSLNRLIYDYVAGMSDNFCLDCANEILKPEHLNDSIEQSLTGKWFDAR, encoded by the coding sequence ATGGAAATGCAAAATGAACTCTCCGATTTGGAATTAAAATCACGGTTGCAGGAACGCAAAAGCGATGTTCGGGGTGCTTATTACCGCGATACCACTGCCATTATCCACTCATCACCATTTCGAAGGCTCAAGCACAAGACACAGGTCTTTTTTGCCCCGAGCAATGACCATATCTGTACCAGGATGGAACACTGTCTCCATGTTGCCTCGATTGCCTCTACCATTTGCCGGGGGTTGGGACTCGATACCGAATTGGCCTGGGCCATTGGTATGGGACATGACCTCGGGCATACTCCTTTCGGGCATACAGGAGAAAAAATCCTATCCGGCTTTATGGTCGAGGATGGTTTTGCCCCCTTTGAACATGAAATTAATAGTCTCCGGGTAGTCGATTTTCTCTGTGAGCATGGAAAAGGGTTGAATTTGACCTATGCGGTACGCGATGGGATAGCGTGCCATAACGGGGAGTCTTTGGTGAAAACCCTCAAACCGGAATTCAAGGTAAAGGACCTTGCTGCTTTAAAACAGCGGAAGGGTTTGGTCCCTTCCACCTTCGAGGGGGTGGTTGTCAGGTTCAGTGATTCCATTGCCTACCTTGGCCGCGATTTCGAAGATGCCTCCCGTCTTAATATTGTGCGCAGCGAACAGCTTCCCCCTATCGTGAATGAGAAACTGGGATTTTCCAATGCCGGGATAATCGATGCACTGGTAAACGATGTCATCGACCATTCCAGTTTCGAAAAGGGCATAAGTTTCAGTGATGAGCTGTTCCCCTCAGTGCAGGCTATGATCAGGTTCAATTATGAGCATATTTATAAAAGTCCGATGCTTGAGGGGTATGAGCGGTATTTCTCCCGCCTGTTGCGTCTGATCATCGACTATCTGAAGATGCTCCTTGAGGTCAATGGGTTTGACGAAAAGGGGTATGCTTCGGAGAAAAATATGCTGGCGATGGGGTTTTACCACCACCTGGTGGATATGAGACAACCCTATGTCGACCATGATGGTTCTCTCAATCGGTTGATCTACGACTATGTGGCAGGGATGAGCGACAATTTCTGCCTTGACTGCGCAAATGAGATACTCAAGCCTGAACATCTCAATGACAGTATAGAGCAATCACTGACCGGAAAATGGTTTGATGCCCGTTAG
- a CDS encoding shikimate kinase, translating to MMKEYLFFCGIKHCGKTTLGKIIADMMGCKCIDNDDLAYALMEGYPSIRTFFREQGKQAFMEKEVEGLRLFLQENKEPCIVSLGGGACDNEPLMELIKYYGKSVYLKVSEQVLLKRILVDGVPPFLDVSDPKGSFSRLYAIRNECYGKKCDIVVNLPDYPDVQDTARYLFARL from the coding sequence ATGATGAAAGAATACCTCTTCTTCTGTGGAATAAAACATTGCGGCAAAACAACACTGGGAAAAATCATTGCAGACATGATGGGATGCAAATGCATAGACAATGACGACCTTGCCTATGCCCTCATGGAAGGCTATCCATCCATCCGTACATTTTTCCGGGAACAGGGAAAACAGGCTTTCATGGAGAAGGAAGTGGAAGGTTTGCGTTTGTTCCTCCAAGAAAACAAGGAACCTTGCATCGTCAGTCTCGGCGGGGGTGCCTGTGACAACGAACCTTTGATGGAGCTGATCAAATACTATGGCAAGAGCGTATACTTGAAGGTCAGTGAACAAGTCCTGTTGAAACGCATTCTCGTAGACGGGGTTCCTCCCTTCCTTGATGTTTCCGATCCGAAAGGTTCCTTCTCCCGCCTGTATGCCATTCGAAATGAATGCTATGGCAAAAAATGTGACATTGTGGTAAACTTGCCTGATTATCCTGATGTTCAGGACACGGCAAGGTACCTCTTTGCCAGATTATAG
- the aroC gene encoding chorismate synthase, translating into MGHNSFGSALTVTTFGESHGEGLGVVIDGIEAGIKLDCGAIQTEMDRRRPGSNPLGTKRNEKDTVTILSGLYQGLTTGTPLTLVLFNNDQHSSDYVELEKVYRPGHADWTFEQKFGIRDVRGGGRSSGRETSARVAAGAVARQVLESKGIKIFAGTVQVGSVVAEQRNWEESDNFLRCPDRSAAVKMEALIEQVRSEQDSIGGIIECRAQGVPAGLGEPVFDKLDALLAHALMSIGAVKGVQIGDGFSCASMRGSQCNDQRDRNGFLSNHAGGILGGISSGQEIILQAAVKPTPSISLKQKTVDTDNCERILEIKGRHDPCICPRAVVVVESMVALTLLDLFYCAFGRQK; encoded by the coding sequence ATGGGCCACAACAGTTTTGGTTCGGCACTCACTGTCACCACGTTCGGGGAATCCCATGGCGAAGGGCTCGGGGTGGTGATTGATGGCATTGAGGCGGGGATCAAGTTGGATTGCGGTGCAATCCAGACAGAAATGGATCGCCGGAGGCCCGGCTCAAACCCGCTTGGCACGAAACGTAATGAGAAAGATACCGTCACTATACTCTCTGGTCTTTACCAGGGATTGACTACAGGAACACCGCTTACCCTTGTATTATTTAACAATGACCAGCATTCCTCAGACTACGTTGAACTGGAAAAGGTTTACAGGCCTGGCCATGCAGATTGGACGTTCGAACAAAAATTCGGCATTCGTGACGTACGGGGCGGAGGCCGTTCCTCTGGCCGGGAAACAAGCGCCAGGGTTGCTGCTGGGGCAGTTGCCAGACAAGTACTGGAAAGCAAGGGGATTAAAATCTTTGCCGGAACCGTTCAAGTGGGTTCTGTAGTTGCTGAGCAGAGAAACTGGGAGGAATCCGACAATTTCCTTCGTTGCCCCGACCGTTCGGCTGCTGTGAAAATGGAAGCTCTGATAGAACAGGTCAGAAGTGAACAGGATAGCATCGGCGGGATTATCGAGTGTCGTGCACAAGGAGTACCTGCAGGACTAGGCGAACCTGTGTTTGATAAACTGGACGCCCTGCTTGCCCATGCGCTCATGAGTATAGGGGCGGTAAAAGGAGTTCAAATCGGAGACGGTTTTTCCTGCGCCTCAATGCGAGGAAGCCAGTGCAACGACCAGCGCGATCGCAATGGGTTTTTATCAAACCATGCCGGAGGAATCCTTGGCGGCATCTCCAGCGGGCAGGAAATCATCCTGCAGGCTGCAGTAAAACCCACCCCGTCGATTTCCCTCAAACAGAAAACAGTCGATACCGATAATTGCGAACGCATATTGGAGATAAAGGGCCGCCATGACCCCTGCATCTGCCCAAGGGCCGTGGTAGTCGTTGAATCTATGGTTGCCCTTACGCTTCTCGACCTATTCTATTGCGCATTCGGAAGGCAAAAATGA
- a CDS encoding DNA repair helicase XPB, whose translation MNDKPLIVQSDKTMLLDVHHSEAEACRADLVRFCELIKSPEHVHTYALSAISLWNAASSGVTSEEICEKLTFWSRFPISESVLFYINDIASRFGKVVLTESEDPQYYQLEVKTERIRSEIMARKAIAKLMIVKSNRSFLIEKYNRGEVKLQLIKMGYPVDDRIVLEKGIPVEMAMCEKTKGGKTFSVRPYQTQAAQALLGDQGPGCGYGTIVLPCGSGKTVVGMTIMSQLKTRTLIVTTNVAAVHQWISEILDKMTLTQQQIGEYTGEKKDPREVTVCTYQVLTYRPDKDGPFPHLELLTKGQWGLIIYDEVHMLPAPVFKITAELQAVYRVGLTATLVREDGREDEVFSLVGPKRFDVPWNELQQQGFIATAYCSEIRLDLPTDMEIPYAIANKREKYRIASENPLKLDVVKGLVARHPDDYILIIGQYIKQLESIAAEFKLPIITGSTPNAKREELYRAFKEGESHILVVSKVANFAIDLPDASVAIQVSGTFGSRSEEAQRLGRILRPKNRSSFFYSVVTRYSTEEEFAANRQKFLAEQGYSYDIEVWEN comes from the coding sequence ATGAACGATAAACCACTCATAGTCCAAAGTGACAAAACAATGCTTTTGGACGTTCATCACAGTGAGGCTGAAGCCTGTAGGGCCGATTTGGTACGATTCTGTGAACTTATAAAAAGCCCGGAGCATGTCCACACCTATGCCTTGAGCGCCATTTCCCTCTGGAATGCTGCATCTAGCGGGGTAACAAGCGAGGAAATCTGCGAAAAACTCACGTTCTGGTCGCGATTCCCTATCAGTGAAAGCGTACTGTTCTATATCAATGACATAGCCTCCCGTTTTGGAAAGGTAGTACTTACCGAGAGCGAAGACCCTCAGTATTACCAGCTCGAGGTAAAAACCGAGAGAATCCGTAGCGAGATTATGGCCAGAAAAGCAATCGCGAAACTCATGATTGTAAAAAGCAACCGTTCTTTCCTCATTGAGAAATACAATCGGGGTGAGGTCAAACTCCAACTGATCAAGATGGGATATCCCGTTGACGACAGGATTGTCCTTGAGAAGGGAATCCCTGTTGAAATGGCAATGTGCGAAAAGACAAAGGGGGGAAAAACCTTCAGTGTTCGTCCATACCAGACCCAGGCAGCCCAGGCTCTGCTCGGGGACCAAGGGCCAGGTTGTGGCTATGGCACAATCGTCCTCCCCTGTGGTTCAGGGAAAACAGTAGTCGGCATGACCATCATGAGCCAGCTCAAGACCCGTACCCTCATTGTTACGACCAACGTTGCGGCTGTCCACCAGTGGATTTCTGAAATCCTCGACAAGATGACTTTGACACAACAACAGATCGGAGAATACACCGGGGAAAAGAAAGACCCCAGGGAAGTAACTGTCTGTACCTACCAGGTACTCACCTATCGCCCGGATAAGGATGGACCGTTCCCGCACCTCGAGCTTTTGACAAAAGGCCAATGGGGCCTGATTATCTACGACGAAGTACATATGCTCCCTGCCCCGGTATTCAAGATTACCGCGGAATTGCAGGCAGTGTACCGTGTCGGCCTAACAGCTACCCTTGTCCGTGAAGATGGCCGGGAAGACGAGGTATTCTCTCTGGTAGGGCCAAAACGATTTGATGTTCCCTGGAATGAATTGCAGCAGCAGGGTTTCATCGCAACAGCCTATTGCAGCGAGATCCGCCTGGATCTACCCACCGATATGGAAATCCCCTATGCAATAGCAAACAAACGGGAAAAATATCGCATTGCCAGCGAGAACCCCTTGAAACTGGATGTGGTAAAAGGATTGGTTGCACGGCATCCCGATGACTACATCCTGATTATCGGGCAATATATCAAGCAATTGGAAAGCATTGCCGCTGAGTTCAAGCTCCCCATTATTACCGGAAGCACTCCAAATGCAAAAAGGGAGGAACTGTACAGGGCTTTTAAAGAAGGGGAATCCCACATCCTGGTGGTAAGCAAGGTGGCGAACTTCGCCATTGACCTTCCTGACGCCTCCGTTGCCATTCAGGTTTCAGGGACCTTCGGATCCCGATCAGAGGAAGCCCAGCGCCTGGGGAGAATCCTCAGGCCTAAAAACCGTTCGAGTTTCTTCTACTCGGTAGTTACCCGCTATTCCACGGAAGAGGAATTTGCGGCAAATCGTCAAAAATTCCTTGCAGAGCAAGGCTATTCCTATGATATAGAGGTATGGGAAAATTGA
- the aroE gene encoding shikimate dehydrogenase — MLCLTLTGSTLEEDRALVVKNRKWISLAELRLDYLNPEEQEEAAVFPNMVDIPVILTLRRVSDGGRCTLGEKQRLQLLYNTAKGDFAYVDIEEDIKKCDLKFKESGTEIKVDLESSLRMRNIKIIRSYHDFEKVPADIYGHISKLAAKGDIPKIAVTPKSMIDVISLFRVQQELQGIKDKIIIGMGDFGIPTRILYKKCGSMLTFCTDSSEKVPAPGQLSAQTMSELYRSDKLDDRTHIYGIIGNPVYHTSSPLIHNPGFLAIHYNAVYVPFLVDSVRAFFKLAEMLQIHGFSVTVPHKRDVQPYLGRITREVKQIGACNTVTRIQNMWKGTNTDYYGFLAPIAEEVSKGTIHSALVIGAGGASRAVIWALHNHGVKVTVINRSLDHAKSIASETMSSYDSLENCSRYSGKVDLVVQTTSVGMTPNDTEDPVPALRFLGNELVYELIYHPRETVFLKRAIAAGCTVVQGRDMLMEQGKLQFEAFTGYHYPHWIHPEL; from the coding sequence ATGCTTTGCCTAACGCTAACCGGTTCTACCCTAGAAGAAGACCGGGCCCTGGTCGTAAAAAACCGAAAGTGGATATCCCTTGCGGAATTGCGCTTGGACTACCTAAATCCTGAAGAACAAGAGGAAGCCGCGGTTTTTCCCAATATGGTGGACATTCCAGTCATTCTCACGCTCAGGCGGGTAAGTGACGGGGGGCGCTGTACCCTTGGTGAAAAGCAACGCCTCCAGTTGCTCTACAATACGGCAAAAGGTGATTTTGCCTATGTAGATATTGAAGAAGATATCAAAAAATGTGATTTGAAATTCAAGGAAAGCGGAACGGAAATCAAAGTCGACCTTGAGTCCTCGCTCAGGATGAGAAATATCAAGATTATCAGGTCTTACCATGATTTCGAGAAAGTGCCTGCCGATATCTACGGGCACATCTCCAAACTCGCTGCAAAAGGGGATATCCCCAAGATTGCGGTTACCCCGAAAAGTATGATTGATGTAATATCTTTGTTCAGGGTCCAGCAGGAACTGCAGGGGATCAAGGATAAAATCATCATCGGGATGGGGGATTTTGGGATTCCTACCCGCATTCTTTATAAGAAATGCGGGTCGATGCTGACTTTCTGTACCGACAGTTCAGAAAAAGTGCCTGCACCCGGTCAGTTGAGCGCCCAGACAATGAGTGAGCTGTACCGTAGCGATAAACTTGACGACAGGACGCATATCTATGGCATTATCGGTAATCCGGTATATCATACGTCTTCTCCCCTTATTCATAATCCTGGGTTTTTGGCAATCCATTACAATGCAGTGTACGTGCCGTTTCTGGTAGATTCCGTGCGCGCATTCTTTAAACTTGCCGAAATGCTCCAGATCCATGGGTTTTCGGTAACCGTTCCCCATAAGCGTGATGTACAGCCCTATCTAGGGAGGATAACACGCGAGGTGAAACAGATAGGGGCCTGCAATACAGTTACGAGAATCCAGAATATGTGGAAGGGAACCAATACCGATTATTATGGGTTTCTTGCCCCCATTGCAGAAGAAGTCTCAAAGGGAACCATCCACAGCGCCCTGGTTATCGGGGCTGGCGGGGCAAGCAGGGCGGTAATCTGGGCCCTTCACAACCATGGTGTCAAAGTGACTGTCATAAACAGGAGCCTTGACCATGCGAAATCAATCGCTTCCGAGACGATGAGCTCCTATGATTCCTTGGAGAATTGTTCGCGTTACAGCGGTAAGGTTGACCTGGTGGTGCAGACGACCAGCGTAGGCATGACCCCCAACGATACAGAGGACCCTGTACCAGCCTTGCGGTTTTTAGGGAATGAACTCGTATATGAACTCATTTACCATCCCCGTGAAACCGTATTTCTCAAGCGGGCAATCGCTGCAGGTTGCACTGTTGTCCAAGGGAGAGACATGCTCATGGAACAAGGGAAACTGCAGTTTGAGGCTTTTACCGGGTATCATTATCCCCATTGGATACATCCCGAACTATAG
- the abc-f gene encoding ribosomal protection-like ABC-F family protein → MATLQVQNVHLAFADRDILDDISFTLTEKSRSALCGGNGSGKSTLLKVIAGLMQADSISISSTKDLRIAYLPQSDIVFDAGTVYSEVEKGFSRFSLLLEEKSELENRLALCTEDENTQRLLFRLHEIDEALLDGGFYGRKEQIEQILAGLGFPSSDFSRQCLEFSGGWQMRIALAKVLVEHPTVMFLDEPTNYLDIEARYWLKNYLKVYDGGVMIVSHDQNFLDETINEVFELFNGKLTRYSGNYSQYLVQREQEIAQLEATFRQQQEQMEKTEQFVERFRYKATKSKQVQSRIKQMEKIKVVEVPSHLKQLSFSFPPSPHSGNDVVIVENLNKHYGEQTIFKDFSMLVKKGERLAVTGRNGAGKSTLLRMLCNADNQYEGVIRLGSGVCTGYFAQDTEKTLNPELSVLDEVSSIAATADLPKMRNYLGSFLFSGDDVFKSVSVLSGGERSRLALLKILLHPANLLILDEPTNHLDINAKQMLLEALKKYDGTMIFVSHDAYFIEHIATRILYLTNDNPPEFFDGDYSYFSYKLEQKEAVEVKNQSFGNTTEEMATSALSYKETNKKRNRLTSLKRQSEQILLENEKIEAVIEQLSEQMGMIENYSDAKKITSLIEKKQARQEELEESEERWFLLCDEIELLEAELA, encoded by the coding sequence ATGGCAACGTTGCAGGTACAGAACGTGCACCTGGCATTCGCAGATAGGGATATCCTCGATGATATTTCATTTACGCTTACCGAAAAAAGTAGAAGTGCCCTCTGCGGAGGAAACGGAAGCGGGAAAAGTACGCTTCTGAAAGTTATAGCCGGGCTCATGCAAGCCGATAGCATCTCCATCAGTTCTACGAAAGATCTGAGGATTGCGTATCTCCCACAGAGCGACATCGTTTTCGATGCCGGTACCGTATATAGTGAAGTTGAAAAAGGGTTTTCCCGTTTTTCCTTGTTGCTGGAAGAAAAAAGTGAATTGGAAAATCGTCTTGCCCTCTGCACCGAGGATGAAAATACCCAAAGGCTCTTGTTCAGGCTCCATGAAATAGATGAGGCATTGCTTGACGGGGGATTCTACGGGAGAAAGGAACAGATTGAACAAATCCTCGCAGGACTGGGATTCCCTTCTTCCGACTTTTCCCGACAGTGCCTTGAGTTTTCGGGTGGGTGGCAGATGCGCATTGCTCTTGCAAAAGTGTTGGTGGAACATCCAACAGTCATGTTCCTCGACGAACCAACCAACTATCTCGATATCGAGGCCCGGTACTGGTTGAAAAATTATCTCAAAGTGTACGATGGCGGGGTGATGATTGTATCGCATGACCAGAATTTCCTTGATGAGACCATCAATGAGGTTTTTGAGCTCTTTAACGGCAAACTTACCCGCTATAGCGGGAACTATAGCCAGTACCTGGTTCAGAGGGAGCAGGAGATAGCTCAATTAGAGGCTACCTTTCGCCAGCAACAGGAACAAATGGAAAAAACCGAGCAGTTTGTCGAACGGTTCCGGTACAAGGCCACCAAGAGCAAGCAGGTGCAGAGCAGGATCAAGCAAATGGAGAAAATCAAGGTTGTCGAGGTTCCCTCGCACCTCAAACAACTTTCCTTCTCCTTCCCCCCCTCCCCCCATAGTGGCAACGATGTCGTGATAGTAGAAAACCTGAACAAGCATTACGGGGAACAGACTATATTCAAAGATTTCTCGATGTTGGTCAAAAAAGGTGAAAGACTTGCAGTAACGGGACGAAACGGAGCAGGAAAAAGCACCCTTTTGCGAATGCTCTGCAATGCTGACAACCAATATGAAGGGGTCATCCGCCTTGGTAGCGGGGTATGTACCGGGTATTTTGCACAGGACACCGAAAAAACCCTCAATCCAGAACTCTCGGTTCTCGACGAAGTTTCCTCAATCGCGGCTACTGCCGATTTGCCCAAAATGCGCAACTACCTGGGTTCTTTCCTTTTCTCCGGGGATGATGTCTTCAAAAGCGTCTCGGTACTAAGCGGAGGGGAAAGGAGCCGCCTTGCCCTGCTGAAAATCCTGTTGCACCCAGCCAACCTCTTGATACTCGACGAACCGACAAACCATCTTGATATCAATGCCAAACAAATGTTGCTCGAGGCACTGAAAAAATATGATGGAACCATGATCTTTGTCAGTCACGATGCCTATTTCATCGAGCATATCGCTACAAGGATCCTCTATTTGACAAACGACAACCCGCCTGAGTTTTTTGATGGTGACTACTCATATTTTTCCTACAAGCTGGAACAAAAGGAAGCAGTCGAGGTAAAAAATCAGTCCTTTGGCAATACGACGGAAGAAATGGCTACGTCTGCCCTTTCTTACAAGGAAACCAATAAAAAACGGAACAGGCTCACGTCCCTGAAACGCCAGAGCGAGCAGATCCTGCTGGAAAATGAAAAAATAGAAGCTGTAATCGAACAACTTTCCGAACAAATGGGAATGATAGAGAATTACAGCGATGCAAAGAAAATAACCAGCCTCATCGAGAAAAAACAGGCACGACAGGAAGAACTGGAAGAAAGCGAGGAACGTTGGTTCCTCCTCTGCGATGAGATTGAGCTTTTGGAGGCTGAACTTGCCTGA